The following are from one region of the Candidatus Acidulodesulfobacterium ferriphilum genome:
- a CDS encoding 4-hydroxy-tetrahydrodipicolinate synthase translates to MFKGVFTAIVTPFNGGNIDEKALEKLIEFQIENGVSGIVACGSTGESATLSFEEHIAVIRLTSEIVNKRVKVIAGTGSNNTAEAIHLAKEAEKFKIDGHLQITPYYNKPTQDGLYFHFRAVAQNCSLPVILYNVPSRTAVNLLPETVIRLFEIDNIKGIKEASGSLDQVAAILRKAPEDFCVLSGDDALTLPVIAVGGHGVISTVSNVAPKDMASMTEYALKGDYKPARKINFKLLPLIHAMFIETNPIPVKKALNIMGFIENEIRLPLSEASGSAIEKIRVALKEYGILR, encoded by the coding sequence ATGTTTAAGGGTGTGTTTACGGCCATTGTTACGCCTTTTAACGGCGGCAATATCGATGAAAAAGCTCTTGAAAAATTGATAGAATTTCAGATAGAAAACGGAGTTTCAGGCATTGTTGCATGTGGAAGCACGGGCGAATCCGCGACCCTTTCTTTCGAGGAGCATATCGCCGTTATAAGATTGACATCGGAAATTGTCAACAAAAGGGTTAAGGTTATTGCAGGAACAGGTTCCAATAACACTGCCGAAGCAATCCATCTTGCTAAAGAAGCCGAAAAGTTTAAAATAGACGGGCATTTGCAAATTACCCCGTACTATAACAAGCCTACGCAGGACGGATTATATTTTCATTTTAGAGCCGTAGCGCAAAACTGTTCGCTGCCGGTAATCCTTTACAATGTTCCATCAAGGACTGCGGTTAATTTGCTTCCCGAAACCGTGATAAGGCTTTTTGAGATAGATAACATAAAAGGCATTAAAGAGGCAAGCGGTTCTTTAGACCAGGTTGCAGCTATTTTAAGAAAGGCTCCAGAGGATTTTTGCGTATTGTCGGGAGATGATGCCCTTACATTGCCGGTAATCGCCGTCGGGGGACACGGGGTTATTTCCACGGTTTCAAATGTTGCGCCGAAGGATATGGCTTCTATGACCGAATACGCTTTAAAAGGGGATTATAAACCTGCAAGGAAAATTAACTTTAAACTCCTCCCGTTAATTCACGCCATGTTTATCGAAACAAATCCGATTCCCGTTAAAAAGGCTTTAAATATTATGGGCTTTATCGAAAACGAAATAAGGCTTCCTTTATCGGAAGCCTCAGGGTCCGCCATAGAAAAGATTAGGGTTGCTTTAAAAGAATATGGTATATTAAGATAA
- the lysA gene encoding diaminopimelate decarboxylase, protein MNDFIFKENELYCEDVPVKHISAEVGTPFYLYSLATLKRHISAFDESSKVLNSIVCYSVKANSNIAILNFLFKMGWGADIVSGGELFRAIQAGVDKQKVVYSGVGKTESEIEFALKSDILMFNVESLPELFLIDKIAGDLGKKARISFRINPNVDPKTHPYISTGLKKNKFGISIKHAVSIYEQSKELKNVDVVGLDCHIGSQLTEISPFNDAVLIIKNLLLQLTAIGFDIKYLDLGGGLGITYENEMPPHPSTYMNSIKNILGDYKGKVIFEPGRVVAGNSGIFVTKVIYNKDTGSKNFVIVDGGMNDLIRPALYEAYHEIVPVVKRSGARIRADVVGPICESADFLGKDRLLSHVQEGDLLAVYSAGAYGFSMSSNYNSRPRVPEILVDKDKYCIIRKRETYDDLIAGEFIPEW, encoded by the coding sequence ATGAACGATTTTATCTTTAAAGAAAACGAATTATACTGCGAAGATGTTCCCGTCAAGCATATTTCGGCCGAGGTCGGGACCCCTTTTTATTTATATTCGCTTGCAACATTAAAAAGGCACATAAGCGCCTTTGACGAAAGTTCAAAAGTATTAAATTCTATTGTTTGTTATAGCGTAAAGGCAAATTCGAACATTGCTATTCTTAATTTTTTATTTAAAATGGGTTGGGGAGCGGATATTGTTTCTGGTGGAGAGCTTTTCAGGGCAATTCAAGCAGGGGTCGATAAACAAAAAGTGGTATATTCGGGCGTCGGTAAAACGGAAAGCGAGATTGAATTTGCTCTTAAGTCGGATATATTAATGTTTAATGTCGAATCCTTGCCCGAATTATTTTTGATAGATAAAATTGCGGGGGATTTGGGCAAAAAAGCGCGGATTTCTTTTAGAATTAATCCTAATGTCGATCCAAAAACCCATCCCTATATTTCTACGGGGCTTAAAAAAAATAAGTTTGGAATAAGCATAAAACATGCCGTTTCCATCTATGAACAATCTAAAGAATTAAAAAATGTGGATGTGGTCGGACTTGATTGTCATATCGGGTCGCAATTAACGGAAATTTCCCCGTTTAATGACGCCGTGCTAATAATTAAGAATTTACTTTTACAGCTTACCGCAATCGGCTTTGACATAAAATATTTAGATTTAGGCGGCGGACTCGGCATTACATATGAAAATGAAATGCCCCCGCATCCTTCTACCTATATGAATTCCATAAAAAATATTTTGGGAGATTATAAAGGAAAGGTTATATTTGAGCCAGGAAGAGTGGTTGCGGGAAATAGCGGCATATTTGTTACAAAAGTTATATATAATAAAGACACGGGCAGTAAAAATTTTGTTATAGTTGATGGCGGCATGAATGATTTGATAAGACCCGCATTGTATGAGGCATATCACGAGATTGTTCCTGTAGTTAAAAGAAGCGGGGCAAGGATAAGAGCCGATGTAGTCGGTCCTATTTGCGAGTCTGCCGATTTTCTCGGCAAAGACAGGCTTCTAAGCCATGTTCAGGAAGGAGATTTGCTTGCGGTGTACAGCGCGGGCGCTTACGGATTTTCGATGTCTTCCAATTATAATTCAAGACCCAGAGTACCCGAGATTCTGGTAGATAAAGATAAATATTGCATTATAAGAAAAAGGGAAACATACGACGATTTAATTGCAGGGGAATTTATACCTGAATGGTGA
- a CDS encoding polyprenyl synthetase family protein: MVESQFETHLATETPLIQRVAKYVISSGGKRIRPILLLVSSKICGYKGDDHIPLAAVIEFIHTATLLHDDVVDNAPLRRGKSSANTVFGNEASVLVGDYLFAKSFKVLSSLDNMDVIKAYSIAVTLMAEGEVKELVKTADIKTTEDDYLDIIIKKTAVLFACASQIGAIISLKTDEYGQNLYDYGLNIGIAFQLMDDALDYTSNEEFGKFIGNDLKEGKLTLPLIHTMERCLNSEKDIVSEIIYKKKLTNADLQAVLKLVKSYDSIDYTISKAKAAVLKAKENLNVFPDSEHKRNLTDIANYIIERKL, from the coding sequence ATGGTCGAAAGCCAGTTCGAAACTCATCTTGCTACCGAAACGCCGCTGATTCAAAGGGTTGCAAAATATGTGATTTCAAGCGGCGGAAAGAGGATACGCCCTATACTCCTCCTTGTATCTTCAAAAATTTGCGGATATAAAGGCGATGACCATATTCCTTTAGCCGCAGTTATCGAATTTATCCATACGGCTACGCTTCTTCACGACGATGTTGTCGATAACGCCCCGTTAAGACGGGGAAAGTCATCCGCAAATACGGTTTTTGGAAATGAAGCTTCGGTGCTTGTAGGCGATTATTTATTCGCAAAGTCTTTTAAGGTACTTTCAAGCTTAGATAATATGGATGTTATAAAGGCTTATTCTATTGCCGTTACGCTTATGGCCGAGGGCGAAGTGAAAGAGCTTGTTAAAACCGCCGATATTAAAACGACGGAGGATGATTATCTCGATATAATTATAAAGAAAACAGCCGTGCTTTTTGCCTGCGCATCGCAAATAGGCGCAATAATTTCCCTGAAAACCGATGAATACGGTCAAAATCTTTACGATTACGGTTTAAACATCGGCATTGCGTTCCAGCTTATGGACGATGCCCTTGATTATACTTCAAACGAAGAATTCGGCAAGTTTATAGGCAATGATTTAAAGGAGGGCAAGCTCACCCTTCCGCTCATCCATACCATGGAAAGATGCCTTAATAGCGAGAAAGATATCGTTTCCGAAATTATTTATAAGAAAAAACTTACGAACGCAGACCTTCAAGCTGTTTTAAAACTTGTAAAAAGCTATGACTCGATAGATTACACTATATCAAAAGCAAAGGCGGCCGTTTTGAAAGCAAAAGAAAATTTAAATGTTTTTCCAGATTCGGAACACAAAAGAAATTTAACGGATATAGCAAATTACATAATAGAAAGGAAATTATAA
- the radA gene encoding DNA repair protein RadA: MYKCKNCGAASIKWVGKCPECQSYNTMEIALPEAKSTKTVRLYDKPPENSPVTPIEAESSKALSRIKTGINEFDVSVGSGLVNGQSVLIGGDPGIGKSTLMLQISNRLASPGSGLKILYISTEESLNQLLLRAKRLGLTSGNLFLLSLNDINEILYTVNNGDYDFIIIDSIQRVTMPDSETAYGSPNSLREIAHEITSACLKKNCGVFFVGHVTKEGNFAGPKTLEHIVDTVLYFDSSKKDSYRILRCYKNRFGSTDEIGVYEMSENGLAGVKNPSAYFIEERQAGSPGSVVTACMEGTRSLLVEVQALVVQSYMPVPKRVCLGIDGGRVSIIAAVLEKKEGIKLSSKEIYVKIFGGITIQEPGIDLPIAVSVISSYLEKPIPPDFIAFGEIGLTGEVRGVMNPSARVKEAVNLGFSNIILPESNLKDIKGIKGINFHPVSKLKKIIEYLS, translated from the coding sequence ATGTATAAGTGTAAGAATTGCGGCGCCGCTTCTATAAAATGGGTCGGAAAATGCCCCGAGTGCCAGAGCTATAACACGATGGAGATCGCCCTCCCCGAGGCAAAATCAACCAAAACCGTCAGGTTATACGATAAGCCCCCGGAAAATTCTCCCGTAACTCCGATAGAGGCAGAAAGTTCAAAGGCTTTATCCCGAATTAAAACAGGAATAAACGAGTTCGATGTTTCCGTCGGCTCAGGTTTGGTTAACGGTCAAAGCGTACTGATAGGCGGCGATCCAGGAATAGGCAAATCCACCCTTATGCTTCAGATTTCAAACAGGCTTGCTTCTCCCGGTTCAGGTTTAAAGATATTATATATTTCCACCGAAGAATCATTAAACCAGCTTCTTTTGAGGGCAAAAAGGCTCGGGCTTACTTCGGGCAATCTGTTTTTATTATCCCTTAACGATATAAACGAGATATTATATACCGTTAATAACGGGGATTACGATTTTATAATTATAGATTCCATTCAAAGGGTTACGATGCCGGACTCCGAAACCGCCTACGGAAGCCCTAATTCTTTAAGAGAAATCGCCCACGAGATAACATCCGCTTGTCTTAAAAAAAATTGCGGGGTATTTTTTGTGGGACATGTTACCAAAGAGGGTAATTTTGCCGGACCAAAAACTCTGGAACATATAGTAGATACCGTTTTATACTTTGATTCGAGCAAAAAGGATTCTTACCGCATATTAAGGTGTTATAAGAATAGATTTGGTTCCACCGATGAAATCGGCGTTTACGAAATGTCCGAAAACGGCCTGGCAGGAGTAAAAAATCCATCGGCATATTTTATAGAGGAAAGGCAGGCCGGTTCCCCGGGTTCCGTCGTAACGGCATGTATGGAGGGGACGCGGTCTTTGCTTGTGGAGGTTCAGGCCCTTGTCGTTCAATCGTATATGCCTGTTCCAAAAAGGGTCTGTCTGGGAATAGACGGCGGAAGGGTTTCTATTATAGCGGCGGTTTTAGAAAAAAAAGAAGGAATTAAGCTTTCATCCAAAGAAATTTATGTTAAAATATTTGGAGGGATAACTATTCAAGAGCCGGGGATAGATTTGCCGATCGCGGTTTCCGTTATTTCAAGCTACTTAGAAAAGCCTATACCCCCTGATTTTATAGCATTTGGAGAGATCGGTCTTACCGGCGAGGTCAGGGGGGTTATGAATCCGTCTGCCCGCGTTAAAGAGGCCGTTAATTTAGGTTTTTCTAATATCATACTTCCCGAATCCAATTTAAAAGATATAAAAGGTATTAAGGGAATAAATTTTCACCCTGTTTCGAAACTAAAAAAAATCATTGAATATTTAAGTTAA
- a CDS encoding NAD(P)/FAD-dependent oxidoreductase, which produces MRTAAAIIGAGPAGASCAYSLSLKGIENVLIDKRKIIGFPVQCAELVSRNINQFVNLAEIPSAVNQKVSFMDIDTGKNIYRSEGKGYILNREVFDGYIVKSAVKAGTNLVKQTNILKINADENKITGLRIADNKPIEINYDYLIIAAGPKNSFDLRGNFKQRLKNKSYIFATQVRADILKEEGLDSTICYFRSYIPYGYGWVFPKGRFANVGIGIEKPRVDMPLSSSLNNFLNEIRNKGLIGSNIYGKTSGLVPVSGLNDLYSGNIALCGDAAGLTHPITGAGIVSAVISGNLLGGYVAESLKTSKNLLEEYKEEIESIFKTPLSTASKKRSEFYPRMTDADNIDKLIKRLWPSFEEYYE; this is translated from the coding sequence ATGCGAACGGCGGCCGCGATAATAGGCGCGGGTCCAGCGGGGGCCTCGTGCGCGTATTCCCTGTCCCTTAAGGGGATAGAAAATGTTTTAATCGATAAAAGAAAAATCATCGGTTTCCCCGTTCAATGCGCGGAGCTTGTCAGCCGCAATATAAATCAATTCGTTAATTTAGCCGAAATTCCTTCCGCTGTAAACCAAAAAGTTAGCTTTATGGACATCGATACGGGCAAAAATATTTACAGGTCCGAAGGGAAGGGCTATATATTAAATCGGGAAGTTTTTGACGGCTATATTGTCAAATCGGCGGTCAAGGCGGGAACTAACTTAGTTAAACAGACAAACATCCTGAAAATTAACGCTGATGAAAATAAGATAACCGGCTTGCGCATCGCGGATAATAAGCCTATAGAAATTAATTACGATTATTTGATTATAGCAGCCGGTCCCAAAAATAGCTTTGATTTACGCGGTAATTTTAAACAGAGGCTTAAAAATAAGTCTTATATTTTCGCGACGCAGGTAAGGGCGGATATTTTAAAAGAGGAAGGACTTGATTCTACTATTTGTTATTTCAGGTCATATATACCTTACGGTTACGGCTGGGTTTTTCCGAAAGGCAGATTTGCAAATGTCGGCATAGGTATCGAAAAGCCAAGGGTCGATATGCCCCTTTCAAGTTCTCTTAATAATTTTCTTAACGAAATAAGAAATAAAGGACTTATCGGTTCCAATATTTATGGAAAAACATCCGGTCTTGTTCCCGTATCCGGCTTAAATGATTTATATTCCGGCAATATCGCGTTGTGCGGCGATGCCGCAGGCTTGACGCATCCAATTACCGGAGCGGGTATCGTAAGCGCAGTAATTTCAGGGAATTTATTGGGGGGTTATGTAGCGGAAAGTTTAAAAACATCAAAAAATTTATTAGAGGAATACAAGGAAGAGATAGAATCCATTTTTAAAACCCCCCTGTCAACCGCTTCAAAAAAGCGGTCGGAATTTTATCCCCGAATGACAGACGCGGATAATATAGACAAATTAATTAAGCGCCTGTGGCCTTCGTTCGAGGAGTATTACGAATAA
- the argH gene encoding argininosuccinate lyase — protein sequence MVSKKKQARVKRVKEKESAAADNFIRGRFKDDISGITADFTSSLDIDKRLADFDIAGSIAHLYALRKAGVVSEKEKKEIEKSLLKIKEDIKTGAFKFDKRYEDIHMNIEKRLTLLAPVSGAKLHTARSRNDQVSIDFRLYVKNEIKKVALLSLDLRLELVNIAKNHIDTILPGYTHLQHAQPVSLAHHILAYYEMFAKDFERLINCYAAADVLTLGSGALAGVDFEIDRQLEAKMLGFAKISRNSMDSVSDRDFALEFNFALSMIMMHLSRFCEELIIWNSEEFGFIELKDEFTTGSSIMPQKKNPDVLELIRGKTGGVISNLLSLFIMMKALPLTYNRDMQEDKKPVMESADTVYNSILIFKEIIKTVKFNAKNMRSKLDDDFIYATDIATYLVKKGIPFRKSHEIVGRIVNYAKENKKTLSKLKVEEYKKICGGIENDIFEVFNPLASVNLKKSYGGTALNRVKSIINDYEEEIERNKKSLERLEQ from the coding sequence ATGGTTTCAAAGAAAAAACAGGCGCGGGTAAAACGGGTAAAAGAAAAAGAAAGCGCCGCCGCCGATAATTTTATCAGAGGGCGCTTTAAGGATGATATTTCGGGGATTACGGCAGATTTTACCTCTTCATTGGACATCGATAAAAGGCTTGCAGATTTTGACATAGCAGGAAGCATTGCCCATCTTTACGCATTAAGAAAGGCGGGAGTCGTGAGCGAAAAAGAAAAGAAAGAGATAGAAAAATCCCTGTTAAAAATAAAAGAAGACATTAAAACCGGCGCTTTTAAATTTGACAAAAGATACGAAGATATACATATGAACATAGAAAAACGATTAACCCTGCTTGCTCCCGTTTCGGGAGCCAAACTCCATACCGCAAGGTCAAGAAACGATCAGGTTTCGATTGATTTCAGGCTGTATGTAAAAAATGAAATTAAAAAAGTTGCCCTGCTATCGTTAGATTTAAGATTGGAACTTGTAAATATTGCCAAGAATCATATAGATACTATTCTTCCCGGATATACGCATCTTCAGCATGCCCAGCCCGTGTCGTTAGCCCATCATATTCTGGCTTACTATGAGATGTTTGCTAAAGATTTCGAGAGATTAATAAATTGTTATGCCGCGGCAGATGTTCTTACGCTCGGCAGCGGCGCCCTTGCAGGCGTCGATTTTGAAATAGACAGACAGTTAGAGGCAAAGATGCTAGGGTTTGCAAAGATTTCAAGAAACAGCATGGACAGCGTTTCTGACAGGGATTTTGCCCTTGAGTTTAATTTTGCCCTTTCAATGATTATGATGCATCTTTCGAGGTTTTGCGAAGAGTTGATAATATGGAACAGCGAAGAATTTGGATTTATAGAGTTAAAGGACGAATTTACGACAGGTTCAAGCATTATGCCCCAGAAGAAAAATCCCGATGTTCTGGAACTTATAAGAGGAAAGACCGGGGGCGTCATATCGAACCTTTTATCCCTGTTTATAATGATGAAGGCTTTGCCGTTAACATACAACAGGGATATGCAGGAGGATAAAAAGCCCGTTATGGAAAGCGCGGATACCGTTTATAATTCCATTTTAATTTTTAAGGAGATTATAAAAACGGTTAAATTTAATGCAAAAAATATGCGCTCAAAGTTGGACGATGATTTTATTTATGCTACCGATATTGCGACATACCTTGTAAAAAAGGGCATCCCTTTTAGAAAATCCCATGAAATAGTCGGGCGGATAGTAAATTATGCCAAAGAAAATAAAAAAACATTATCAAAACTCAAGGTCGAGGAATACAAGAAAATATGCGGCGGCATTGAGAATGATATATTTGAGGTATTTAATCCGTTAGCCTCCGTCAATTTAAAAAAATCTTACGGCGGAACTGCTTTAAACAGGGTTAAATCTATTATAAACGATTATGAAGAAGAAATCGAAAGAAATAAAAAATCACTGGAGAGGCTTGAGCAGTAA
- a CDS encoding argininosuccinate synthase: MAKDKIVLAYSGGLDTSVILKWLINTYKADVIAYCCDVGQKEDLNAVKEKALKTGAAGAIVEDMKEEFAGNYIFPALRGNALYEGAYLLGTAIARPLIAKRQIEIASEAGANYVAHGATGKGNDQVRFELAYSAINPGIKVIAPWRTWEISSRAELVRYAEDNGIAVPVTKEKPYSSDKNLFHISYEGGILEDLENAPDESMFEITVSPQKAQDVPEAVDIAYEDGNPVSLNGKDLTPAGIIEGLNLIAGRNGIGRADIVETRITGMKSRGVYETPAGTVLSFAHRLLESITLTGEEIELKDSLVPKYSKLIYEGSWFSPEFNAVQALIDRTQKSVSGHIGIELYKGNMKVLYRKSGKSLYSKNIVTFEDDKGAYSQSDATGFINLKSLRYKLRSR, encoded by the coding sequence ATGGCAAAAGATAAGATTGTTTTGGCTTACTCGGGAGGACTCGATACCTCGGTTATACTTAAATGGCTTATCAATACTTATAAAGCCGATGTTATCGCCTATTGCTGCGATGTGGGACAAAAAGAAGACCTGAATGCCGTAAAAGAAAAGGCTTTGAAGACCGGCGCCGCCGGAGCGATAGTTGAAGATATGAAAGAGGAATTTGCAGGGAACTACATTTTTCCGGCGCTAAGAGGCAACGCTCTTTATGAGGGCGCGTACCTGCTGGGAACCGCCATTGCAAGACCGCTGATAGCAAAGAGGCAGATAGAAATTGCCTCTGAAGCCGGCGCAAACTATGTGGCTCACGGGGCCACGGGAAAGGGAAACGACCAGGTCAGATTCGAGCTTGCCTATAGCGCAATCAATCCGGGCATTAAGGTAATTGCCCCGTGGAGGACATGGGAAATATCGTCAAGGGCGGAACTTGTCAGATATGCGGAAGATAACGGTATTGCGGTTCCCGTTACAAAAGAAAAACCTTATTCGAGCGATAAAAATCTTTTTCATATAAGTTATGAAGGGGGCATACTCGAAGATTTGGAAAACGCCCCCGATGAATCTATGTTTGAAATTACAGTTTCTCCTCAAAAGGCTCAGGATGTTCCCGAAGCGGTGGATATTGCCTATGAGGATGGCAATCCCGTATCGTTAAACGGAAAAGATTTAACGCCGGCAGGGATTATCGAAGGGCTGAATTTAATCGCCGGCAGAAATGGCATAGGAAGAGCGGATATTGTCGAGACGAGGATTACGGGTATGAAGTCGAGGGGCGTTTATGAAACGCCTGCCGGAACCGTCTTGAGTTTTGCCCACAGGCTTTTAGAATCTATTACTTTAACGGGCGAGGAGATCGAACTTAAAGACAGCCTTGTTCCCAAATACTCAAAGTTAATATACGAAGGCAGCTGGTTCAGCCCCGAATTTAACGCCGTTCAGGCGTTGATAGACCGCACCCAGAAATCGGTTTCCGGGCATATCGGGATAGAATTATACAAAGGAAATATGAAGGTTTTATACAGAAAATCGGGTAAAAGCCTCTATTCAAAAAATATCGTTACATTCGAAGACGACAAAGGTGCGTATTCGCAAAGCGATGCGACGGGGTTTATTAATTTGAAATCATTGCGGTATAAACTCAGGTCAAGATAA
- the argF gene encoding ornithine carbamoyltransferase produces the protein MNSVRNFLSVYDLTAGEMYDILSRAALLKADRTLGGGYLKGKKIGLIFEKSSTRTRVSFEVGVAELGGYPIFMSPRDMQLGRGEPIKDTARVLSRYIDGAVIRTFEQARIEEFAVYFKKPVINGLTDLYHPAQILADIFTVYEAKSKMRNNTKKAADAVAGDAGDIIKNLKIAYFGDANNMANSWISLQAVMGFELVLAMPDGFKADERVARESGKRGGRFSVSHDKISAAEDADVITTDVFISMGQEDNKEKIDKLKPFIIDDGVIGSAKKDVIFLHCLPVHRNEEVTEAVFERFSPYVFEEAENRLHVQKAIMEMLF, from the coding sequence ATGAATTCCGTACGAAATTTTTTGTCCGTTTATGATTTAACCGCGGGTGAAATGTATGATATTCTTTCGAGGGCCGCTCTTTTAAAAGCGGATAGAACCCTTGGCGGCGGTTATCTTAAAGGCAAAAAAATAGGGCTTATATTCGAAAAGTCTTCCACAAGAACGAGGGTATCTTTTGAGGTTGGAGTGGCGGAGCTGGGCGGGTATCCGATTTTTATGTCGCCCAGAGACATGCAGTTGGGCAGGGGCGAGCCTATAAAAGATACGGCGCGCGTCTTAAGCAGGTATATAGACGGAGCTGTTATAAGAACATTCGAGCAGGCAAGAATAGAGGAATTTGCCGTGTATTTCAAAAAGCCCGTGATTAACGGTCTTACCGATTTATATCACCCCGCCCAGATTTTAGCCGATATATTCACCGTTTATGAGGCGAAAAGCAAAATGCGGAATAATACGAAGAAAGCGGCGGATGCCGTTGCGGGAGATGCCGGAGACATTATTAAAAATCTTAAAATAGCGTACTTCGGCGATGCAAACAATATGGCAAATTCGTGGATCAGCCTTCAGGCCGTTATGGGTTTCGAGCTTGTTTTGGCAATGCCTGACGGATTTAAGGCGGATGAAAGGGTTGCAAGAGAATCCGGAAAAAGGGGCGGAAGGTTTTCCGTTTCACATGATAAAATCAGCGCGGCTGAGGATGCCGATGTTATTACTACCGATGTTTTTATCAGTATGGGACAGGAAGATAACAAAGAAAAAATCGATAAGCTTAAGCCGTTCATTATCGATGACGGGGTTATCGGGAGCGCTAAAAAGGATGTTATATTTCTTCATTGCCTGCCTGTCCATAGAAACGAAGAGGTTACCGAAGCCGTATTCGAAAGGTTTTCGCCGTATGTATTCGAAGAGGCGGAAAACAGGCTTCATGTGCAAAAGGCAATAATGGAGATGCTTTTTTAA
- a CDS encoding aspartate aminotransferase family protein, with amino-acid sequence MTIKELTNKYIMNTYGRFDLALVKGDGVTLFDENGKSYIDFASGIAVNNLGYNNKAINSSIIEQLGKLIHVSNYFYTEPQALLAEKLCKNSFADKVFFCNSGAESIEGAIKLARIFAKKFSKRGYKIITMQNSFHGRTFGALSATGQEKYHNGFEPLLGGFTYVKFNDLTDIESLVGNPEYCAVIVEPVQGEGGVNIADRGYLKKLRDLTLKNDILLIFDEVQVGLGRTGKLFAYMNFDVEPDIMTLAKPLAGGLPIGAVLAKDEAARAFEPGNHASTFGGGPLVLSAANAFFDEITKDGFLDDVFKKGDYIGIKLNDLKDKFPKLIKEVRTIGLISAIEFYDLKAKDIAIKLIEKGFLTTAVQDRVLRLTPPLIIKKDEIDLFMGKAAEVLNDCKTITK; translated from the coding sequence ATGACCATAAAAGAGCTTACGAATAAGTATATAATGAATACATACGGCAGGTTTGACCTTGCTTTAGTAAAAGGCGACGGGGTAACCCTTTTTGATGAAAACGGCAAAAGTTATATCGATTTTGCATCGGGAATAGCCGTAAATAACCTTGGGTATAATAATAAAGCTATAAATTCGTCGATAATAGAACAGCTGGGGAAGTTAATTCATGTATCCAACTATTTTTACACAGAACCGCAGGCTTTGCTTGCGGAAAAACTCTGTAAAAATTCGTTTGCCGATAAAGTTTTTTTCTGCAATAGCGGGGCGGAAAGCATCGAGGGCGCCATTAAGCTTGCAAGAATTTTTGCGAAGAAATTTTCAAAAAGGGGATATAAGATAATAACCATGCAAAATTCCTTTCACGGGAGGACTTTCGGGGCGCTTTCGGCAACAGGACAGGAAAAGTATCATAACGGATTCGAACCGCTTTTAGGCGGCTTCACTTATGTAAAATTTAACGATTTAACGGATATCGAAAGCCTGGTTGGAAACCCGGAATATTGCGCCGTTATCGTGGAACCCGTGCAGGGAGAGGGCGGGGTTAATATAGCGGATAGAGGCTACTTAAAGAAGCTGAGAGATTTAACCCTTAAAAACGACATTCTTTTAATTTTCGACGAGGTTCAGGTCGGGCTTGGAAGAACAGGAAAACTTTTTGCCTATATGAATTTTGATGTGGAACCGGATATTATGACCCTTGCAAAACCGCTGGCCGGCGGGCTTCCTATCGGCGCAGTGCTGGCAAAAGACGAAGCGGCAAGGGCTTTCGAACCGGGCAATCACGCGTCGACATTCGGGGGCGGACCGCTTGTTTTATCGGCGGCCAACGCTTTTTTTGACGAAATAACGAAAGACGGATTTTTGGACGATGTTTTTAAAAAAGGGGATTATATCGGCATCAAATTAAACGATTTGAAAGATAAATTTCCAAAATTAATCAAAGAAGTCAGGACTATCGGGCTTATAAGCGCCATTGAGTTTTATGATTTAAAGGCAAAAGATATCGCAATCAAATTAATCGAAAAAGGATTTTTAACCACAGCCGTTCAGGACAGGGTTCTCAGGCTCACTCCGCCGTTAATTATCAAAAAAGACGAAATCGATTTGTTTATGGGAAAGGCGGCAGAAGTCCTTAATGACTGTAAAACAATTACAAAATAA